One genomic segment of Ferrimonas sp. YFM includes these proteins:
- a CDS encoding efflux RND transporter periplasmic adaptor subunit — MIIVMAWSAVAQSQTELESAQPVKAMVVGNQHQVTPFAAEVSATQHAAMAFRISGELRGLYVRMGQFVRQGQLLAELDPTDYELAVQARQAELDLAAIRSERDAKLFERKLISEDQFDRSKTDLQVARARLAQAQTDLNDTRLRAPFDGYVALTHARAGEVLAANQMMMQLENNDQVDISFNLPVQYGAEMLDAGTLAAAVSFTGRPGRYLGAKVKEFASQPDPDTNSYRVTLSLPRPPKVNALTGMNAWVELSTLNQKMQPISLPKGAVVKYQGDNPVVWRIEPETHTLSEVEVELDEQGQVVSGLNRGDRIVAAGASRLMQGQKVRVWERERGI, encoded by the coding sequence ATGATCATTGTAATGGCATGGAGTGCCGTTGCCCAATCCCAGACGGAGCTGGAGTCGGCACAGCCGGTGAAGGCGATGGTTGTGGGCAATCAACATCAAGTCACTCCCTTCGCGGCGGAGGTGTCCGCCACCCAGCACGCCGCCATGGCGTTCCGCATCTCCGGGGAGCTGCGCGGTCTCTATGTACGCATGGGCCAGTTCGTTCGCCAGGGCCAGTTGCTGGCGGAGCTGGACCCCACCGACTACGAACTGGCGGTTCAGGCCAGACAGGCGGAGCTGGACCTGGCGGCGATCCGCTCGGAGCGCGATGCCAAGCTGTTTGAGCGCAAGCTGATCAGCGAGGACCAGTTTGATCGCTCCAAGACCGACCTTCAGGTGGCCAGGGCCCGTCTGGCCCAGGCTCAGACCGATCTTAACGACACCCGCTTGCGTGCTCCCTTCGATGGTTATGTGGCCCTGACCCATGCCCGTGCCGGTGAGGTGCTGGCCGCCAATCAGATGATGATGCAGCTGGAAAACAACGATCAGGTGGACATCAGTTTCAACCTGCCGGTGCAGTATGGTGCAGAGATGCTGGACGCGGGCACCCTGGCGGCCGCCGTCAGTTTCACCGGCCGCCCCGGCCGCTACCTGGGCGCCAAGGTGAAGGAGTTCGCTTCTCAGCCCGACCCGGACACCAACAGCTACCGGGTGACCCTGTCGCTTCCCCGTCCTCCCAAGGTCAATGCCCTGACCGGCATGAACGCCTGGGTAGAGCTGAGCACCCTCAACCAGAAGATGCAGCCGATCTCCCTGCCCAAGGGGGCCGTGGTCAAGTACCAGGGAGACAACCCCGTGGTATGGCGCATCGAGCCCGAGACTCACACCTTGAGTGAAGTGGAGGTGGAACTGGATGAACAGGGGCAGGTGGTGTCCGGCCTCAATCGGGGCGATCGCATTGTGGCTGCCGGTGCCAGTCGCTTGATGCAGGGCCAGAAGGTGCGTGTCTGGGAGCGGGAGCGAGGAATCTAA
- a CDS encoding ATP-binding cassette domain-containing protein: MSDFAIEASGLVRRFGDFKAVDGLNLKVPKGSIYGFLGPNGCGKSTTIRMLTGLLQPSEGSVSVLGLEIPRQAEELRLRIGYMTQKFSLYDDLTVKENLEFIGQIYGMGRAELHQRIEEQLTTYGLTRLINQRAGGMSGGQKQRLGLAAATMHKPDLLFLDEPTSAVDPENRREFWEQLFDLSDAGTTILVTTHYMDEAERCHALAIMEAGVVRADGAPETLMQEMGVSVVEVEAPELRRLKEKLLPLDEIRSAAQLGIRLRVLVDRSVSEPIGWLRQQFPELAAAELTLARPSLEDVFVTCTGEGRQ, encoded by the coding sequence ATGAGTGACTTCGCCATTGAAGCCAGCGGCCTGGTGAGGCGGTTCGGTGACTTTAAGGCGGTGGATGGACTCAACCTCAAGGTGCCCAAGGGCAGCATCTACGGCTTTTTGGGGCCGAACGGCTGTGGCAAGTCCACCACCATCCGTATGTTGACTGGCCTGTTGCAACCCAGTGAGGGCAGCGTCTCCGTCCTTGGCCTGGAGATCCCCCGCCAGGCGGAGGAGCTGCGTCTGCGCATCGGCTACATGACGCAGAAGTTCTCTCTCTACGACGACCTGACGGTGAAGGAGAACCTGGAGTTCATCGGTCAGATCTATGGCATGGGGCGGGCCGAACTCCATCAACGCATAGAGGAGCAACTGACAACCTATGGCCTGACCCGACTGATCAACCAGAGGGCCGGTGGCATGAGCGGCGGCCAGAAACAGCGGTTGGGACTGGCGGCGGCCACCATGCATAAGCCGGATCTGCTGTTCCTGGATGAACCCACCTCGGCGGTGGATCCGGAGAACCGCCGGGAATTCTGGGAGCAACTGTTTGATCTCTCCGACGCCGGCACCACCATACTGGTGACCACCCATTACATGGATGAAGCGGAGCGCTGCCATGCTCTGGCAATCATGGAAGCGGGCGTGGTGCGCGCCGACGGTGCCCCGGAAACCCTGATGCAGGAGATGGGGGTGAGTGTGGTGGAGGTGGAAGCGCCGGAACTGCGCCGGCTCAAGGAGAAACTGCTGCCTCTGGATGAGATCCGCTCCGCGGCCCAGCTGGGCATTCGCCTGAGGGTACTGGTGGACCGCTCTGTCTCAGAGCCCATAGGCTGGTTGCGCCAGCAGTTTCCTGAATTGGCCGCAGCCGAGCTGACTCTGGCCCGGCCCAGTCTGGAAGATGTGTTTGTCACCTGCACCGGGGAGGGACGCCAGTGA
- a CDS encoding HlyD family efflux transporter periplasmic adaptor subunit codes for MRALFSLFLSLPLLTACSGDGASQALGTLERDRVILTATANQIVRSTPIAEGSPVRQGDVLVVLDDTQQKAIVARARAEVAKANAYLLRLTNGERPEDIAAAQANLHRVEATLVEAQANYQRAVTLVERKLASQAELDSARANRDAATAERESASEQLAKLTRGSRVEDITQAQASLEAAQAEQALQEQILSDLTVVATRDGILDSLPYNVGERVPMSGIVAAIQAEMAPFARVYVPEPYRVAMEPGMTLTVHVDGVQSSFEGKLRWIATEPSFTPYYALNEQDRARLVYLAEVLLPESAIKLPSGVPAQVEMPHE; via the coding sequence ATGAGAGCCTTGTTCTCCCTCTTCCTTTCTCTTCCCCTGCTCACCGCCTGCAGTGGTGACGGTGCCTCACAGGCACTGGGTACCCTGGAGCGGGATCGGGTGATCCTCACCGCCACCGCCAATCAGATTGTGCGCAGTACTCCCATCGCCGAAGGCAGTCCTGTCCGCCAGGGGGATGTCCTAGTGGTGCTGGACGACACTCAGCAGAAAGCGATCGTCGCCCGGGCTCGTGCAGAGGTGGCCAAGGCCAACGCCTACCTGCTCAGGCTGACCAATGGTGAGCGCCCCGAAGACATCGCCGCGGCCCAGGCCAATCTGCACCGGGTGGAGGCGACCCTGGTGGAGGCCCAGGCCAACTATCAGCGCGCCGTTACCCTGGTTGAGCGCAAGCTCGCCAGTCAGGCTGAGCTGGACAGTGCCCGGGCCAACCGGGATGCGGCCACCGCCGAGCGCGAGTCGGCCAGCGAGCAGCTGGCCAAGCTGACTCGCGGCAGCCGGGTGGAGGACATCACCCAGGCTCAGGCTTCCCTGGAAGCGGCCCAGGCGGAGCAGGCACTGCAGGAGCAGATCCTCAGTGATCTGACCGTAGTGGCCACCCGGGACGGCATCCTGGACAGCCTGCCCTATAACGTAGGTGAGCGGGTGCCCATGAGTGGCATCGTCGCCGCCATTCAGGCGGAGATGGCCCCCTTTGCCCGGGTCTATGTGCCAGAGCCCTACCGGGTGGCCATGGAACCGGGGATGACCCTGACCGTGCATGTGGACGGGGTGCAGTCCAGCTTCGAAGGCAAGCTGCGCTGGATCGCCACTGAACCCTCCTTTACCCCCTACTATGCCCTGAATGAGCAGGACAGGGCCCGGCTGGTCTACCTGGCGGAAGTGCTGCTGCCGGAGTCCGCCATCAAGCTGCCCTCCGGGGTGCCCGCCCAGGTGGAGATGCCCCATGAGTGA
- a CDS encoding ABC transporter permease, translating into MNSVNRILAIVFKELRQLSRDRITFGMVVMIPLIQLLLFGFAINTDVRNIPVAVVDQSQATLGRVVTELVKATQVVQVTEKLATVVEAEQAIAAGRVRAALVLPYDLTQRAAQGRTLGQWLVDGSDTMISSALLQLQTMPLSDLIISKPKEPNTFEVALFYNPSRRSAVNIVPGLLGVILTMTMILFTSAAIVRERERGNLELLITTPVHSLELMVAKIIPYIFIGLLQVAIILGLGVSVFGVPINGELSQLLFATLLFISASLTLGLVISTIATTQLQAMQMTVFVLLPSILLSGFMFPYEAMPNAAQWIAEVLPATHFMRLIRGVVLRGSDLGAMWPDSLWLAGFTVLGLMVASLRFKKSLD; encoded by the coding sequence GTGAACAGTGTTAATCGCATTCTGGCCATCGTCTTCAAGGAGCTGCGTCAACTCTCCCGTGACCGCATCACCTTCGGCATGGTGGTGATGATCCCCCTGATTCAGCTACTGCTGTTTGGCTTTGCCATCAATACCGATGTGCGCAATATCCCTGTGGCCGTAGTGGATCAGAGCCAGGCGACCCTGGGACGGGTGGTGACCGAGTTGGTGAAGGCCACCCAGGTGGTTCAGGTCACCGAGAAGCTGGCCACCGTGGTGGAAGCGGAGCAGGCGATCGCCGCCGGCCGGGTACGGGCCGCCCTGGTGCTGCCCTATGATCTGACTCAGAGGGCCGCTCAGGGGCGCACCCTGGGTCAATGGCTGGTGGACGGATCCGATACCATGATCAGCTCGGCGTTGCTGCAGCTGCAGACCATGCCGCTCAGCGATCTCATCATCTCCAAGCCCAAGGAGCCCAACACCTTCGAGGTGGCCCTGTTCTACAACCCGTCGCGGCGTTCGGCGGTGAACATTGTCCCCGGGCTGTTGGGGGTGATCCTGACCATGACCATGATCCTCTTTACCTCTGCGGCCATTGTCCGCGAGCGGGAGCGGGGCAATCTGGAGCTGCTGATCACCACCCCGGTGCACTCCCTGGAGCTGATGGTGGCCAAGATCATCCCCTACATCTTCATCGGTCTGCTGCAGGTGGCGATCATCCTGGGGCTGGGGGTGTCGGTGTTTGGGGTGCCCATCAACGGTGAGCTGTCCCAGCTGCTGTTTGCCACCCTGCTGTTCATCTCCGCCAGTCTGACCCTGGGGCTGGTGATCTCCACCATCGCCACCACCCAGTTGCAGGCGATGCAGATGACGGTGTTTGTGCTCTTGCCCTCCATCTTGCTGTCGGGCTTCATGTTCCCCTATGAGGCGATGCCCAACGCGGCCCAGTGGATCGCCGAGGTGCTGCCGGCGACCCACTTTATGCGGCTGATTCGCGGGGTGGTGCTGCGGGGATCGGATCTGGGCGCCATGTGGCCGGATTCCCTGTGGCTGGCGGGCTTTACCGTGCTGGGATTGATGGTGGCATCACTGAGGTTCAAGAAGAGCCTTGACTGA
- a CDS encoding S8 family serine peptidase, producing MTLIKKSALTATTLAALGLVNLGHAAEMERYIVKFKAGKGQGVAASVAQGKGKVERMLANHNAMSVSLPAQALKGLQNNPNVEYLEADVKRYMMSQTVPYGIPMVQADMLSDSAASNTLVCIIDSGYDGGHEDLNHNGAVQGTNDPGTGSWNTDENSHGTHVAGTIAGVANTVGVVGVLPNSNLNLHIIKVFGADGWAYSSGLVAALDACKAAQVDRQLDRMVINMSLGGSRSNRTEMRAFDQAFAEGILSIAAAGNDGNTRHSYPASYDSVVSVAAIDENKVVADFSQQTNQVELSGPGVGVLSTVPMNSAGISDLTVDGSAIASAMMDGSPIKSVSGDLVDCGTGEASCAASGKVCLIARGNVSFADKVLNCESNGGIGAVIYNNEPGMLYGTLGEAATNIPSVGISDSDGAALMASLGTANLAVSTDHYAYFDGTSMATPHVVGVAALVWSNNPTCSNAEVRSALTSTAEDLGAAGRDDAYGHGLVRAYDAHMALSSCTGGSGGGDTGGGGNDKPGKGKKNR from the coding sequence ATGACTCTGATAAAGAAAAGTGCCCTGACTGCCACTACGCTAGCGGCTCTTGGCCTGGTGAACCTTGGCCATGCGGCTGAGATGGAACGCTATATAGTGAAATTCAAGGCGGGTAAGGGGCAAGGCGTGGCGGCCAGCGTGGCCCAGGGCAAGGGCAAGGTCGAGCGTATGCTCGCCAATCACAACGCCATGTCCGTCAGCCTGCCGGCACAGGCATTGAAGGGACTGCAGAACAATCCCAATGTTGAGTACCTGGAAGCGGATGTTAAGCGGTACATGATGTCCCAAACCGTCCCTTATGGCATCCCTATGGTGCAAGCGGACATGCTGTCCGACTCTGCCGCCTCCAATACCCTGGTGTGCATCATCGACTCCGGTTATGACGGAGGCCATGAAGATCTCAACCATAATGGCGCGGTCCAGGGCACCAATGACCCTGGCACTGGCAGCTGGAACACAGATGAGAACAGCCATGGCACCCACGTGGCCGGCACCATCGCCGGTGTCGCCAACACTGTGGGCGTGGTTGGGGTGTTGCCCAACAGCAACCTGAACCTGCACATCATCAAGGTGTTTGGTGCCGATGGCTGGGCCTACTCCTCCGGCCTGGTGGCGGCCCTGGATGCCTGTAAGGCGGCTCAGGTGGACCGTCAGCTGGACCGCATGGTGATCAACATGAGCCTGGGCGGCTCGCGCTCCAACCGCACCGAGATGCGCGCCTTCGATCAGGCGTTTGCCGAAGGCATTCTGAGCATTGCTGCCGCGGGTAACGATGGTAACACCCGTCACTCCTATCCGGCGTCCTATGACTCCGTAGTCTCTGTGGCTGCCATCGATGAGAATAAGGTGGTGGCAGATTTCTCCCAGCAGACTAATCAGGTGGAGCTCTCCGGTCCTGGTGTGGGGGTGCTCTCTACCGTGCCCATGAACAGCGCCGGCATATCGGATCTGACCGTTGATGGCAGCGCCATCGCTTCTGCCATGATGGACGGCTCGCCCATTAAGTCGGTATCCGGGGACTTGGTGGACTGTGGTACTGGTGAGGCCAGTTGCGCCGCCTCCGGTAAAGTCTGCCTGATCGCCCGTGGCAACGTCAGCTTTGCCGACAAGGTGCTCAACTGCGAAAGCAATGGCGGCATCGGTGCGGTGATCTACAACAACGAACCGGGCATGCTTTACGGCACGTTGGGTGAGGCTGCCACCAACATTCCATCAGTGGGGATCAGCGACAGCGACGGCGCGGCGCTGATGGCCAGCCTGGGCACTGCCAACTTGGCGGTTTCCACCGACCATTATGCCTACTTCGATGGCACCTCAATGGCCACGCCACACGTTGTGGGGGTCGCGGCACTGGTGTGGAGCAACAACCCGACTTGCAGCAACGCCGAGGTTCGCTCTGCCCTGACCAGCACCGCCGAAGACCTGGGGGCGGCCGGTCGTGATGATGCCTATGGCCACGGACTGGTTCGTGCCTATGATGCCCATATGGCTCTGTCCAGCTGCACTGGTGGTTCAGGTGGCGGGGATACCGGTGGTGGCGGCAATGATAAGCCCGGTAAGGGCAAAAAGAACCGTTAA
- a CDS encoding phospholipase D family protein: protein MLNFRLLLLCLLLGGCATSLPQVEQQSSHSLPAPDHSPLHQAFAPLVNEQSGLSGVYPISDGREALIIRVLAASQAVSSIDLQTYIYRGDDTGRALLWSLWQAAERGVRVRLLLDDMQSGKDDALSRLNQHPNIQVRLFNPFTNRRWRSPEMLGSFDRTNRRMHNKSMVVDHTLAVTGGRNIGDEYFAANQQVSFGDFDVMLLGPAVNETATQFDLYWNSGYAIGVEHLIPEQEAIPTEQITREFAEVIERDQARQQAYIDSLRDTPLVRHLTDKTLPLYWGEIHVVADAPEKAAVQEQTPTLMVDALAYYFDTTEHDLLLVSPYFVPGEAGVEGLAELVKQGVRVRVLTNSLAATDVVAVHSGYKGYRRAMLEAGVELWETKRLPGLEPGAWNASSQASLHAKTMVFDGEILFVGSFNLDPRSAQINTEMGVFIHSEELAGAVRDGLGDALGQVAYKLSLEQGELRWHDMETGAILEGEPDAGFWRRFGAWFLQWLPIEDQL from the coding sequence ATGCTCAATTTTCGGTTGCTCCTCCTCTGCCTTCTCCTGGGCGGGTGTGCCACCTCTCTGCCTCAGGTGGAGCAGCAGTCCAGTCACAGCCTGCCGGCGCCGGACCACAGTCCCCTGCATCAGGCCTTCGCCCCCCTGGTGAATGAGCAGTCCGGTCTCAGCGGTGTCTACCCCATCTCAGATGGCCGCGAAGCGCTGATCATTCGAGTGCTGGCCGCCAGCCAGGCGGTCAGCAGCATCGACCTGCAGACCTACATATATCGAGGCGACGATACCGGTCGCGCCCTGCTCTGGAGCCTGTGGCAGGCGGCGGAGCGCGGCGTCCGGGTGAGGCTGCTTCTGGACGACATGCAGAGCGGCAAGGATGACGCCCTCTCCCGCCTCAACCAGCACCCCAATATTCAGGTTCGCCTGTTTAATCCCTTTACCAACAGACGCTGGCGCTCGCCGGAGATGCTCGGCAGTTTCGATCGTACCAACCGACGCATGCACAACAAGTCCATGGTGGTGGACCACACCCTGGCGGTCACCGGTGGCCGTAACATCGGCGACGAGTATTTTGCCGCCAACCAGCAGGTCAGTTTTGGCGACTTCGACGTGATGCTGCTGGGGCCGGCGGTCAATGAAACCGCCACCCAGTTCGACCTCTACTGGAACAGCGGCTATGCCATCGGGGTGGAGCATCTTATCCCGGAGCAGGAGGCCATACCCACAGAGCAGATCACCCGGGAGTTCGCCGAGGTCATCGAGCGGGATCAGGCCCGGCAGCAGGCCTACATCGACTCCCTGCGTGATACGCCTCTGGTGCGCCACCTGACCGATAAAACCCTGCCTCTCTACTGGGGCGAGATCCATGTGGTGGCCGACGCGCCGGAAAAGGCCGCGGTCCAGGAGCAGACCCCTACCCTGATGGTGGATGCCCTGGCCTACTACTTCGACACCACCGAGCACGACCTGCTGCTGGTCTCCCCCTACTTCGTCCCTGGCGAAGCCGGGGTCGAGGGTCTGGCAGAGCTGGTGAAACAAGGGGTTAGAGTCAGGGTGCTGACCAACTCCCTGGCCGCCACCGATGTGGTTGCGGTGCATTCGGGATACAAAGGGTATCGCCGGGCTATGCTGGAGGCCGGGGTGGAACTGTGGGAAACCAAGCGCCTGCCGGGGCTGGAACCCGGCGCCTGGAACGCCTCCTCCCAGGCCAGCCTGCACGCCAAAACCATGGTGTTCGATGGCGAGATCCTGTTTGTCGGCTCCTTTAACCTCGATCCCCGCTCTGCCCAGATCAACACCGAGATGGGGGTGTTCATTCACTCCGAAGAGCTGGCCGGTGCGGTCAGGGACGGGCTGGGAGACGCATTGGGGCAGGTCGCCTACAAACTGTCACTGGAGCAGGGGGAACTCAGGTGGCATGACATGGAGACCGGCGCCATCTTGGAGGGTGAGCCCGATGCGGGTTTCTGGCGACGTTTTGGTGCCTGGTTCCTACAGTGGCTGCCCATAGAGGATCAGCTCTGA
- a CDS encoding efflux RND transporter periplasmic adaptor subunit → MMSFKKLALTSALLALISGCSQDSKIEPAAMQRVETQLLSAPEQVSARLFNGQVSVAEMTRMAFRIEGKLESLNVLPGQEVKKGQILARLDDDIPQQQWQDAKAQKELLQRQWQRSSVLLDKGLVAQAEFDELTAQLRLARVNLKSAEAMLTYTELRAPFDGVVDALEKQAYETASPGETVMTLYRSDRTDVEMDIPDTLLSHAVNFIPNPDYQPKVSVLGKEGELEMTYLEHSLKLDEQRGSYVARLAAFGSDLGLLPGQAVEVHLDLRQAGLPATSGYRLPITALQARGSEPGFQVWVLQGESVQPVPVEVVQMGQEGALVVGGISSGDRVVTTGLSRLRPSKRVVVVEKD, encoded by the coding sequence ATGATGAGTTTTAAGAAATTGGCGCTGACCTCTGCGCTGCTGGCCCTGATCTCCGGCTGTTCTCAGGACAGCAAGATCGAACCCGCGGCCATGCAGAGGGTGGAAACCCAGTTGCTCAGCGCACCTGAGCAGGTGTCTGCGCGCCTGTTCAACGGTCAGGTGTCGGTGGCGGAGATGACCCGCATGGCATTTCGCATCGAGGGCAAGCTGGAGAGCCTCAATGTCCTGCCGGGACAAGAGGTGAAAAAGGGCCAGATCCTGGCCAGGCTGGATGACGACATTCCCCAGCAGCAGTGGCAGGACGCCAAGGCGCAAAAGGAGCTGTTGCAACGCCAGTGGCAGCGCTCATCGGTGCTGCTGGATAAGGGGCTGGTGGCCCAGGCCGAGTTTGATGAGCTGACCGCTCAGCTCAGATTGGCCAGGGTCAACCTCAAATCCGCCGAGGCGATGCTCACCTACACCGAGCTGCGTGCGCCTTTTGATGGGGTGGTGGACGCCTTGGAGAAGCAGGCCTATGAGACCGCCTCCCCCGGTGAAACCGTGATGACCCTGTATCGCAGTGACCGCACCGATGTGGAGATGGACATTCCGGATACCCTGCTCAGCCACGCGGTGAACTTCATCCCCAATCCAGATTATCAACCCAAGGTGTCTGTGCTGGGCAAAGAGGGTGAGCTGGAGATGACCTACCTGGAGCACTCCCTGAAGCTGGATGAGCAGCGGGGCAGCTACGTCGCCCGACTGGCGGCCTTCGGGTCAGACCTGGGGCTGTTGCCTGGCCAGGCGGTGGAGGTGCATCTGGACCTGCGTCAGGCCGGACTGCCCGCCACCAGCGGCTATCGATTGCCCATTACTGCCTTGCAGGCCAGAGGCAGCGAGCCCGGTTTCCAGGTGTGGGTGCTCCAGGGAGAGAGTGTTCAGCCCGTGCCTGTCGAGGTGGTGCAGATGGGGCAGGAGGGCGCCCTGGTTGTGGGTGGTATCTCCAGCGGTGACCGGGTGGTCACCACCGGATTGTCTCGACTGAGACCGAGTAAGCGCGTGGTAGTGGTCGAGAAGGACTGA
- a CDS encoding TetR/AcrR family transcriptional regulator — protein sequence MTAKRSGRQSATSAQQTRKAILCAAAELFVDKGFDRVSVRELADKAGVSHGLIRHHFGSKQQIWEQICDLVLEDVTMQVKTILAELDPKVPANERYFYLISRFLATQLQDPRPMRLMVDAVRDNEMLFNYFQDAPADIEHLMDSELRAVQAQGYLQGMHVKEMKWLICMFSDAPATLAPLLMDVYDTDLNDARVQHWMLACRLLANPLGIPFDRIPTPKSLDEVALPWCRCITEGMSEA from the coding sequence ATGACAGCAAAACGATCCGGAAGACAGAGTGCGACCTCGGCACAGCAGACCCGAAAGGCGATCCTATGTGCGGCCGCTGAGCTCTTTGTGGACAAGGGGTTTGATCGGGTGTCGGTGCGGGAGCTTGCCGACAAGGCTGGCGTCTCCCATGGCCTGATCCGCCACCACTTCGGCAGCAAGCAGCAGATCTGGGAGCAGATCTGCGATCTGGTGCTGGAAGACGTCACCATGCAGGTCAAGACCATCCTGGCCGAACTGGACCCCAAAGTGCCCGCCAACGAGCGCTACTTTTATCTGATCTCGCGCTTCCTGGCGACCCAGCTCCAGGATCCTCGTCCCATGCGGCTGATGGTGGATGCGGTACGGGACAACGAGATGCTGTTCAACTACTTCCAGGACGCACCTGCAGACATAGAGCACCTGATGGATTCTGAGCTTAGGGCGGTGCAGGCGCAGGGCTACCTTCAGGGGATGCACGTCAAGGAGATGAAATGGCTGATCTGCATGTTCAGCGATGCCCCCGCCACCCTGGCCCCCCTGCTGATGGACGTCTATGACACCGACCTCAATGACGCCAGGGTTCAGCACTGGATGCTGGCCTGCCGTCTGCTGGCCAACCCCCTGGGCATCCCCTTCGACCGGATCCCCACGCCTAAATCCCTAGACGAGGTGGCCTTGCCCTGGTGCCGCTGCATCACCGAAGGGATGAGCGAAGCCTAG